A DNA window from Kitasatospora atroaurantiaca contains the following coding sequences:
- a CDS encoding hydantoinase B/oxoprolinase family protein: MTGWQFWVDRGGTFTDVVARRPDGRLLTHKLLSHNPAHYRDPAVAGIRALLGLAEDHPIPGAEIEAVRMGTTVATNALLERTGERTALVITRGFRDALRIGYQNRPQIFAREIVLPELLYERVIEADERITAEGTVLRAPDLDRLEAELRAAHEQGIRAVAVVCLHSYLHPAHERAIGRLARQVGFPQVSLSSEASPLMKLVPRGDTAVVDAYLSPVLRRYVERVGEQLPGVRLMFMQSNGGLAEAGHFRGKDAILSGPAGGIVGMARMSQLAGFRRVIGFDMGGTSTDVSHFAGEYQRVFTTQVAGVRLRSPMLDIHTVAAGGGSVLHFDGSRYRVGPDSAGADPGPACYRGGGPLTVTDANVMLGRIQPDHFPRVFGPEGDLPLDAGMVRKRFTELAARIREATGDRRSPEQVAEGFLQIAVANIANAVKQISVRQGHDVTRYVLTTFGGAGGQHACAVADSLGVRTVLVPPMAGVLSALGIGLADTTAMREQSVEVPVEPSRMDHILAVADELAQAARKELSDEGVPAERIRVTRRAELRYDGTDTTLTVLLDGPDAMKTCFEAEHLAVYSFLMKRQIILEALSVEAVGLTEQPDLEHLGAEVAQDARAGSVRLYADGGWRQAPLLRRERMRAGDSVAGPAVIAEAGATTVVDGGWRATMGSGGRLLLERVAAPAGAEVGTRADPVLLEVFNNLFMAIAQQMGARLESTAQSVNIKERLDFSCALFDPDGNLIANAPHIPVHLGSMGTTVKEVIRRRGGELRPGDAYAVNDPYHGGTHLPDITVVTPVFDDEERQILFFVASRGHHAEIGGLTPGSMPAASRSIEEEGVLFDTWLLVEHGRLREAETLRLLTEAPYPSRNPATNLADLRAQIAANRKGVDEVRRMIGHFGLEVVQAYMRHVQDNAEEAVRRVVDALDDGSYRYETDSGAVIAVRISVDRERRCATVDFTGTSAQLATNFNAPSSVATAAVLYVFRTLVADDIPLNDGCLRPLRIVVPPGSMLAPVHPAAVVAGNVETSQAITGALQAALGVQAEGSGTMNNVSFGSARYQYYETVASGSGAGPGFAGASVVQTHMTNSRLTDPEVLEWRLPVLVEEFAVRPGSGGAGRWRGGDGAVRRIRFREPMTVSILSGHRRVPPYGLAGGAPGALGANRVERADGSVLRLAGCDSAELGPGDALVVETPGGGGYGEPVTGAPATRARVTDGG, translated from the coding sequence GTGACGGGCTGGCAGTTCTGGGTCGACCGCGGCGGCACCTTCACCGATGTGGTCGCGCGGCGTCCCGACGGCCGTCTGCTGACCCACAAGCTGCTCTCCCACAACCCCGCGCACTACCGCGACCCGGCCGTGGCCGGCATCCGCGCGCTGCTCGGCCTCGCCGAGGACCACCCGATCCCGGGGGCGGAGATCGAAGCGGTCCGGATGGGCACCACGGTGGCGACCAACGCGCTGCTGGAGCGCACCGGCGAGCGGACCGCGCTGGTGATCACCCGGGGATTCCGGGACGCGCTGCGCATCGGCTACCAGAACCGGCCGCAGATCTTCGCCCGCGAGATCGTGCTGCCCGAGCTGCTGTACGAGCGGGTGATCGAGGCCGACGAGCGGATCACCGCCGAAGGGACGGTGCTGCGCGCCCCGGATCTCGACCGGCTCGAAGCCGAGCTGCGGGCCGCCCACGAGCAGGGCATCCGAGCCGTCGCGGTGGTCTGCCTGCACAGCTACCTCCACCCGGCACACGAACGCGCGATCGGGCGGCTCGCCCGGCAGGTCGGCTTCCCGCAGGTGTCGCTCTCCAGTGAGGCCAGCCCGTTGATGAAGCTGGTGCCCCGGGGGGACACCGCGGTGGTCGACGCCTATCTGTCACCGGTCCTGCGGCGCTACGTCGAGCGTGTCGGGGAGCAACTGCCGGGCGTACGGCTGATGTTCATGCAGTCCAACGGCGGGCTGGCGGAGGCCGGCCACTTCCGGGGCAAGGACGCGATCCTGTCCGGCCCGGCCGGTGGGATCGTCGGGATGGCCCGGATGTCCCAACTGGCGGGCTTCCGGCGGGTGATCGGCTTCGACATGGGCGGCACCTCGACCGATGTCTCGCACTTCGCCGGCGAGTACCAGCGGGTGTTCACCACGCAGGTGGCCGGGGTCCGGCTGCGGTCGCCGATGCTGGACATCCACACCGTCGCGGCGGGCGGCGGCTCGGTGCTGCACTTCGACGGCAGCCGCTACCGGGTCGGCCCCGACTCGGCGGGTGCCGACCCCGGCCCGGCCTGCTACCGGGGCGGCGGGCCACTTACCGTGACCGATGCCAACGTGATGCTCGGGCGGATCCAACCCGACCACTTCCCACGAGTGTTCGGCCCCGAGGGAGACCTTCCCCTGGACGCCGGGATGGTCCGCAAGCGGTTCACCGAGCTGGCCGCGCGCATTCGGGAGGCGACCGGTGACCGGCGCTCGCCCGAACAGGTGGCGGAGGGCTTCCTGCAGATCGCGGTGGCGAACATCGCCAACGCCGTCAAGCAGATCTCCGTACGGCAGGGCCACGACGTGACCCGGTACGTGCTGACCACCTTCGGCGGCGCCGGGGGCCAGCACGCCTGCGCGGTCGCCGACTCGCTGGGCGTCCGCACCGTGCTGGTACCGCCGATGGCCGGGGTGCTGTCCGCGCTGGGCATCGGCCTGGCCGACACCACGGCGATGCGCGAGCAGTCGGTGGAGGTCCCGGTCGAACCCTCCCGGATGGACCACATCCTGGCGGTGGCGGACGAGTTGGCGCAGGCGGCCAGAAAGGAGCTGAGCGACGAGGGCGTGCCCGCCGAGCGGATCCGGGTGACCCGCCGGGCAGAGCTGCGCTACGACGGGACCGACACCACCCTCACCGTCCTCCTGGACGGGCCGGACGCCATGAAGACCTGCTTCGAGGCCGAACACCTCGCCGTCTACTCGTTCCTGATGAAGCGTCAGATCATTCTGGAGGCCCTGTCGGTCGAGGCCGTCGGGCTCACCGAGCAGCCCGACCTGGAGCACCTGGGCGCCGAGGTCGCGCAGGACGCCCGGGCAGGCTCCGTCCGGCTGTACGCGGACGGCGGGTGGCGGCAGGCGCCCCTGCTGCGGCGTGAGCGGATGCGGGCCGGTGACAGCGTGGCCGGGCCGGCGGTGATCGCCGAGGCGGGCGCCACCACGGTGGTGGACGGCGGCTGGCGGGCCACCATGGGCTCCGGCGGCCGGTTGCTCCTGGAGCGGGTGGCGGCTCCGGCCGGTGCCGAGGTCGGGACGCGGGCCGACCCCGTGCTGCTGGAGGTCTTCAACAACCTCTTCATGGCCATCGCCCAGCAGATGGGCGCGCGGCTGGAGTCGACCGCGCAGTCCGTCAACATCAAGGAGCGGCTCGACTTCTCCTGCGCCCTCTTCGACCCGGACGGCAACCTGATCGCCAACGCCCCGCACATCCCGGTGCACCTCGGCTCGATGGGCACCACGGTCAAGGAGGTCATCCGGCGGCGCGGTGGGGAGCTGCGGCCCGGCGACGCGTACGCCGTCAACGACCCGTACCACGGCGGCACCCACCTGCCGGACATCACGGTGGTCACGCCCGTGTTCGACGACGAGGAGCGGCAGATCCTGTTCTTCGTGGCCTCCCGGGGCCACCACGCGGAGATCGGCGGGCTCACCCCCGGCTCCATGCCGGCCGCCAGCCGGAGCATCGAGGAGGAGGGCGTGCTCTTCGACACCTGGCTGCTGGTGGAGCACGGCAGACTCCGCGAGGCCGAGACGCTGCGGCTGCTCACCGAGGCGCCGTACCCGTCCCGCAACCCGGCCACCAACCTCGCCGACCTGCGGGCCCAGATCGCGGCCAACCGCAAGGGCGTGGACGAAGTCCGGCGCATGATCGGGCACTTCGGCCTGGAGGTGGTGCAGGCGTACATGCGGCACGTCCAGGACAACGCCGAGGAGGCCGTGCGCCGGGTCGTCGACGCGCTGGACGACGGCTCGTACCGCTACGAGACGGACTCCGGCGCGGTGATCGCGGTCCGGATCTCCGTGGACCGCGAACGGCGCTGCGCGACCGTGGACTTCACCGGCACCTCGGCGCAGCTCGCCACCAACTTCAACGCGCCGTCCTCGGTGGCCACCGCCGCCGTGCTCTACGTCTTCCGCACGCTCGTCGCGGACGACATCCCGCTCAACGACGGCTGCCTGCGACCGCTGCGGATCGTCGTCCCGCCCGGCTCCATGCTCGCGCCCGTCCACCCCGCGGCGGTCGTCGCCGGGAACGTGGAGACCTCGCAGGCGATCACCGGCGCGCTCCAGGCCGCGCTCGGCGTCCAGGCCGAGGGCTCGGGGACGATGAACAACGTCAGCTTCGGCAGCGCCCGGTACCAGTACTACGAGACCGTGGCCTCCGGCTCGGGCGCCGGCCCGGGCTTCGCCGGCGCGTCGGTGGTGCAGACCCATATGACCAACTCGCGGCTGACCGACCCCGAGGTGCTCGAGTGGCGGCTCCCCGTCCTGGTGGAGGAGTTCGCCGTGCGGCCGGGCAGCGGCGGTGCGGGGCGGTGGCGCGGCGGCGACGGGGCGGTGCGGCGGATCCGGTTCCGCGAGCCGATGACGGTGAGCATCCTGTCCGGCCACCGGCGGGTGCCCCCGTACGGCCTCGCGGGCGGCGCGCCCGGCGCCCTCGGGGCGAACCGGGTGGAGCGCGCGGACGGGAGCGTCCTGCGGCTGGCCGGCTGCGACTCGGCCGAGCTGGGGCCGGGCGACGCGCTGGTGGTCGAGACCCCGGGCGGCGGCGGGTACGGCGAGCCCGTCACCGGCGCACCCGCCACCCGCGCACGCGTCACAGATGGCGGGTGA
- a CDS encoding phosphoribosyltransferase family protein, with product MYFTDREDAGRQLAARLGHLRGQDPVVVALPRGGVPVAAEVAEALGAPLDICVIRKLGVPSQPELGLGAIGEDGVRVLNRQVMRVAGVTAEQLAKVETSERAELERRVLRYREGRPGVELAGRTVVVVDDGVATGSTARAACRIVRARDAARVVLAVPVAPADWTASMEGEADDLVAVHTPVAFYAIGQFYQDFTQTSDAEVSECLARVAAAQASSGARPAATRPEDREIELRIGPVRLAGHLTVPLDAAGVVLFAHGSGSSRHSPRNRFVAERLNRAGLGTLLFDLLSEREEADRSNVFDTEMLAGRLTQATDWLDDELKGPELPVGYFGASTGAAAALRAAAEPGSQVAAVVSRGGRPDLAGERLGSVKAPTLLIVGGADHQVLELNRQAQARLRCESHLAVVPGATHLFEEPGTLAAAADLAADWFTRHL from the coding sequence GTGTATTTCACCGATCGTGAGGACGCCGGACGACAGCTGGCCGCCCGGCTGGGACATCTGCGCGGCCAGGACCCGGTGGTGGTCGCGCTGCCGCGTGGCGGCGTGCCCGTGGCCGCCGAGGTCGCCGAGGCGCTGGGGGCGCCGCTGGACATCTGCGTGATCAGGAAGCTGGGGGTGCCGTCGCAGCCGGAGCTGGGCCTGGGGGCGATCGGCGAGGACGGGGTGCGGGTGCTCAACCGCCAGGTCATGCGGGTGGCCGGCGTGACCGCCGAGCAACTGGCCAAGGTGGAGACGAGCGAACGGGCCGAGCTCGAGCGCAGGGTGCTCCGCTACCGGGAGGGCCGCCCCGGCGTGGAACTCGCCGGCCGGACGGTCGTGGTGGTCGACGACGGGGTCGCCACCGGCTCGACCGCGCGGGCGGCCTGCCGGATCGTCCGCGCCCGGGACGCGGCGCGCGTGGTGCTGGCGGTACCGGTGGCGCCGGCGGACTGGACCGCCTCGATGGAGGGGGAGGCCGACGACCTGGTGGCCGTCCACACGCCCGTCGCCTTCTATGCGATCGGCCAGTTCTACCAGGACTTCACCCAGACCTCCGACGCCGAGGTGAGCGAATGCCTCGCCCGGGTCGCCGCGGCGCAGGCGTCCTCCGGGGCCCGGCCGGCGGCCACCCGGCCCGAGGACCGGGAGATCGAGCTGCGGATCGGGCCCGTCCGCCTCGCCGGGCACCTCACCGTCCCGTTGGACGCCGCGGGGGTCGTGCTGTTCGCCCACGGCAGCGGCAGCAGCCGCCACAGCCCGCGCAACCGCTTCGTCGCCGAGCGGCTGAACCGGGCCGGCCTGGGCACCCTGCTGTTCGACCTGCTCAGCGAGCGGGAGGAGGCCGACAGGTCCAACGTCTTCGACACCGAGATGCTGGCCGGCCGGCTGACCCAGGCCACCGACTGGCTGGACGACGAGCTGAAGGGCCCGGAGCTCCCGGTCGGCTACTTCGGCGCGAGCACCGGAGCCGCCGCCGCGCTGCGCGCCGCCGCCGAGCCGGGCTCGCAGGTCGCCGCCGTGGTCTCCCGGGGCGGCCGGCCCGACCTCGCGGGGGAGCGGTTGGGCTCGGTGAAGGCCCCGACCCTGCTCATCGTGGGCGGTGCGGACCACCAGGTCCTCGAACTCAACCGCCAGGCGCAGGCACGGCTGCGCTGCGAGAGCCACCTGGCCGTCGTCCCGGGCGCCACCCACCTCTTCGAGGAACCCGGCACGCTGGCCGCTGCCGCGGACCTGGCCGCCGACTGGTTCACCCGCCATCTGTGA
- a CDS encoding carbohydrate kinase family protein, whose translation MTGGGALLVIGDVVTDIVALHGRPLTPHTDTAARISVRPGGSAANTASWAAHAGAEARLLARVGADSADWHRAELLAAGVRPQLVVDAELRTAVVIALVDTAAERTFVTDGGAAVRLGPEDWAPSLLDGVARVHLSGYLFFADPGRRLAALAIAAATARGLPVSVDPASTGFIEQLGVTAFLDAIGGTDLLLPNLAEATLLAGTDHPVAAAERLSAAHGEAVVKLGPQGALAARQGTVVAHVPGMAASAVDSTGAGDAFTGGFLAARLAGAGLAEAAAAGCRTGATAVAEVGGRPPRRRGR comes from the coding sequence GTGACGGGCGGTGGCGCTCTGCTGGTCATCGGCGACGTCGTCACCGACATCGTGGCGCTGCACGGACGGCCGCTGACGCCGCACACCGACACCGCTGCCCGGATATCCGTGCGGCCGGGCGGCTCGGCGGCCAACACGGCCTCCTGGGCGGCGCACGCGGGAGCCGAGGCGCGGCTGCTGGCCCGGGTCGGCGCCGACTCCGCCGACTGGCACCGGGCCGAGCTGCTCGCCGCCGGCGTACGGCCGCAGCTGGTGGTCGACGCGGAGCTGCGGACGGCCGTGGTCATCGCCCTGGTGGACACGGCGGCCGAGCGCACCTTCGTCACCGACGGCGGCGCGGCCGTCCGGCTCGGCCCCGAGGACTGGGCCCCGTCCCTGCTCGACGGCGTGGCGCGCGTCCACCTGTCCGGGTACCTCTTCTTCGCCGACCCCGGACGCCGACTGGCCGCCCTGGCCATTGCGGCGGCAACGGCAAGGGGTCTGCCGGTCAGCGTCGACCCCGCCTCCACCGGCTTCATCGAGCAGCTCGGCGTCACCGCCTTCCTGGACGCGATCGGCGGTACGGACCTCCTGCTGCCGAACCTCGCCGAGGCCACGCTGCTGGCCGGGACGGATCATCCGGTGGCGGCCGCCGAGCGGCTGAGCGCGGCCCACGGCGAGGCGGTGGTGAAGCTCGGCCCGCAGGGCGCACTCGCCGCCCGGCAGGGGACGGTTGTCGCGCACGTGCCGGGCATGGCCGCCTCGGCGGTCGACAGCACCGGAGCGGGCGACGCCTTCACCGGCGGGTTCCTGGCCGCACGGCTCGCGGGCGCCGGCCTTGCCGAGGCCGCTGCCGCCGGCTGCCGGACCGGCGCGACCGCCGTCGCCGAGGTGGGCGGCAGGCCGCCCCGGCGGAGGGGCCGCTGA
- a CDS encoding AfsR/SARP family transcriptional regulator → MEAFVVELTIATGTTASAEHPLKRSERLQLRLFDGFELRCGQERLALPLNSQRLIALLGLRRTTTRGQAGGILWPEVSDRQASGRLRTTLWRLHRTGRAIVDCRGQLSLAAGVDVDVSTWVRGARQLLDDSGSADLPRLAAVPPVGDLLPGWYEDWVLVERERLRQLQLHALETASGRLLEEGRYADALDTAMRVLHLESTRESAHRAVIRVHLAEGNLGEAVRQFEACRAILERELGVGPSPLLQAMLATAELPLGLGRNG, encoded by the coding sequence ATGGAGGCCTTCGTGGTGGAGTTGACGATCGCGACAGGGACGACGGCGAGTGCCGAGCACCCGCTGAAGCGGTCCGAACGCCTTCAGCTCCGCCTGTTCGACGGATTCGAACTGCGCTGCGGGCAGGAACGGCTCGCTCTTCCGTTGAACAGTCAACGCCTCATCGCTCTTCTCGGGCTGCGCAGGACGACCACCAGGGGCCAGGCAGGCGGCATCCTCTGGCCCGAGGTGTCCGACCGGCAGGCGAGCGGTCGGCTGCGCACCACCCTGTGGCGGCTCCACCGCACCGGTCGGGCGATCGTGGACTGCCGCGGCCAGCTCTCCCTCGCCGCGGGCGTCGACGTGGACGTCAGCACCTGGGTGCGCGGTGCCCGGCAGCTGCTGGACGACTCGGGCTCCGCGGACCTGCCGCGCCTGGCCGCCGTGCCGCCGGTGGGCGATCTGCTCCCCGGCTGGTACGAGGACTGGGTGCTGGTGGAGCGCGAGCGGCTGCGCCAGCTCCAGCTGCACGCCCTGGAGACGGCGTCCGGACGGCTGCTCGAGGAAGGACGTTACGCCGACGCCCTGGACACCGCCATGAGAGTTCTGCACCTGGAGTCGACCAGGGAGAGCGCACACCGGGCGGTGATCAGGGTCCACCTCGCGGAGGGGAACCTGGGCGAGGCCGTCCGGCAGTTCGAGGCCTGCCGCGCGATCCTGGAGCGAGAGCTCGGCGTCGGCCCGTCGCCGCTGCTCCAGGCCATGCTGGCGACGGCGGAGCTCCCGCTCGGGCTGGGCCGCAACGGTTAG
- a CDS encoding SpoIIE family protein phosphatase, producing the protein MARLMRRSTASQPAGRRGRSRHEPAPAESRPDGEHSGRASSKGRSRLRPGTRSVAGQVFALQVVVVLLLVVAAVVALVLQSEHDSNQEARNRSVAVAQTFANSPGMVAALRSPDPTAILQPKAEAARMGSGVDFIVVLNTDGIRYTHPKPDRIGKKFVGTIEPALQGQVITERIVGTIGPLVQATVPVKDTDGSVVGLVSAGITISKVSGVVNRQLPILLGAAAVALALATAGTALASRRLRRQTHGLGPAEMTRMYEHHDAVLHAVREGVVIVGGDGRLVLANDEARRLLDLPRDAEGRPVTDLGLDHEAAGLLASGRSVSDEVLLAGDRLLVVNTRPTDRNGGPPGSVATLRDSTELHALSDKAEAARRRLKLLYDASVAVGTTLDVTRTAEELALAAVPRFADFVTVDLVDEVLSGEEPPAERGAQMRRAAVAGIRDDHPFYPVGRLVTLVPSTPRARSLESGRPVLETDLRPAVAAWQEQDAETANRVIEQGIHSLITVPLSARGVLLGLATFWRSEKPEPFEGDDLSLAEELVARAALCIDNARRYTREHAMAVTLQHSLLPHGLPEQSALDVAYRYLPAQAGVGGDWFDVVPLPGARVALVVGDVVGHGLHAAATMGRLRTAVHNFSTLDLPPDELLGHLDELVSRIDQDETATGSGGAVTGATCLYAIYDPVSRVCTMARAGHPPPALVHPDGTVEFPDLPAGPPLGLGGLPFSSVELQLPEGSQLVLYTDGLIEDRERDIDDGLELLRGVLAHPSDRAPEDTCEAVLDALLPADPKDDIALLVARTQVLPADRVAAWEVPSDPAAVGEVRAAVARQMEQWGLDEAAFVTELILSELVTNAIRYATGPIRVRLMRDRTLICEVSDTSSTSPHLRYAANTDEGGRGLFLVAQFAERWGTRYTATGKVIWSEQPLP; encoded by the coding sequence ATGGCCCGGTTGATGCGCCGGTCAACGGCCTCCCAGCCCGCCGGCCGACGCGGGCGGAGTCGGCACGAGCCCGCGCCTGCGGAATCCAGGCCGGACGGGGAGCACAGCGGCCGGGCGTCCTCGAAGGGCCGTTCGCGGCTGCGGCCGGGCACGCGCAGCGTGGCCGGTCAGGTGTTCGCCCTCCAGGTGGTCGTGGTGCTGCTGCTGGTGGTGGCCGCGGTGGTGGCGCTCGTCCTGCAGTCGGAGCACGACAGCAACCAGGAGGCCCGCAACCGCTCGGTCGCCGTCGCCCAGACCTTCGCCAACTCGCCCGGCATGGTGGCGGCCCTGCGCTCGCCCGACCCGACGGCGATCCTCCAGCCGAAGGCCGAGGCCGCCCGGATGGGCTCCGGGGTCGACTTCATCGTGGTCCTGAACACCGACGGCATCCGCTACACCCACCCCAAGCCGGACCGGATCGGCAAGAAGTTCGTCGGCACGATCGAGCCCGCCCTGCAGGGCCAGGTGATCACCGAGCGCATCGTCGGGACCATCGGCCCGCTGGTGCAGGCCACCGTCCCGGTCAAGGACACCGACGGCTCGGTGGTCGGGCTGGTGTCCGCCGGGATCACCATCTCCAAGGTGAGCGGGGTGGTCAACCGCCAGCTGCCGATCCTGCTCGGTGCCGCGGCGGTGGCCCTGGCCCTGGCCACCGCCGGCACTGCGCTCGCCAGCCGGCGACTGCGGCGCCAGACGCACGGCCTCGGTCCGGCCGAGATGACCCGCATGTACGAGCACCACGACGCCGTGCTGCACGCCGTACGCGAAGGCGTGGTGATCGTCGGCGGGGACGGCCGTCTGGTGCTCGCCAACGACGAGGCACGCCGCCTGCTCGACCTTCCCCGGGACGCCGAGGGACGGCCCGTCACCGACCTCGGCCTCGACCACGAGGCGGCCGGCCTGCTGGCCTCCGGGCGCTCCGTCAGTGACGAGGTGCTCCTGGCCGGTGACCGGTTGCTGGTGGTGAACACCCGGCCCACCGACCGCAACGGCGGACCTCCCGGAAGCGTCGCCACACTCCGCGACTCCACCGAGCTGCACGCGCTCTCGGACAAGGCCGAGGCGGCCCGCAGGCGCCTCAAGCTGCTCTACGACGCCAGCGTGGCCGTCGGCACCACCCTGGACGTGACGCGGACCGCGGAGGAGCTCGCGCTGGCGGCCGTGCCCAGGTTCGCCGACTTCGTCACCGTGGACCTGGTGGATGAGGTCCTGAGCGGTGAGGAACCGCCGGCGGAGCGTGGCGCCCAGATGCGCCGAGCGGCCGTCGCAGGGATCCGGGACGACCACCCGTTCTACCCGGTGGGCCGGCTGGTCACCCTGGTCCCCTCCACGCCGCGGGCCAGGAGCCTCGAGAGCGGACGGCCGGTCCTCGAGACCGATCTCCGTCCTGCCGTCGCCGCCTGGCAGGAGCAGGACGCCGAAACGGCCAACCGGGTCATCGAGCAGGGCATCCATTCGCTGATCACCGTCCCGCTCAGCGCCCGGGGCGTCCTCCTGGGGCTGGCCACGTTCTGGCGCTCGGAGAAGCCGGAGCCCTTCGAGGGGGACGACCTCTCCCTCGCCGAGGAACTGGTCGCCCGTGCCGCCCTGTGCATCGACAACGCCCGCCGCTACACCCGCGAACACGCGATGGCCGTGACGCTGCAGCACAGCCTCCTCCCGCACGGCCTGCCCGAGCAGAGCGCCCTCGACGTGGCCTACCGGTACCTGCCGGCGCAGGCGGGCGTGGGCGGGGACTGGTTCGACGTCGTCCCGCTCCCGGGCGCCCGGGTCGCCCTGGTGGTGGGCGACGTCGTCGGCCACGGTCTGCATGCCGCCGCCACCATGGGCCGGCTGCGGACCGCCGTCCACAACTTCTCCACCCTGGACCTGCCGCCGGACGAACTCCTCGGGCACCTCGACGAGCTGGTGAGCCGGATCGACCAGGACGAGACGGCGACCGGCTCCGGCGGTGCCGTCACCGGAGCCACCTGCCTGTACGCGATCTACGACCCGGTCTCCCGGGTGTGCACCATGGCCCGGGCCGGCCACCCGCCGCCCGCGCTGGTCCACCCGGACGGCACGGTCGAGTTCCCGGACCTGCCCGCGGGCCCGCCGCTCGGGCTCGGCGGCCTGCCCTTCTCCAGCGTCGAGCTGCAACTGCCCGAGGGCAGCCAGCTGGTGCTGTACACCGACGGGCTGATCGAGGACCGCGAGCGGGACATCGACGACGGACTCGAACTGCTGCGCGGCGTCCTGGCCCATCCTTCCGACCGGGCCCCGGAGGACACCTGTGAGGCGGTGCTCGACGCGCTGCTGCCCGCGGACCCGAAGGACGACATCGCGTTGCTGGTCGCCCGTACCCAGGTCCTGCCCGCCGACCGGGTGGCCGCCTGGGAGGTGCCGTCCGATCCTGCGGCGGTGGGCGAGGTGCGCGCGGCGGTGGCCCGGCAGATGGAGCAGTGGGGGCTGGACGAGGCGGCCTTCGTGACCGAGCTGATCCTCAGCGAGCTGGTCACCAACGCCATCCGCTACGCGACCGGCCCGATCCGGGTCCGCCTGATGCGCGACCGCACGCTGATCTGCGAGGTGTCGGACACCAGCAGCACCTCCCCGCACCTGCGCTACGCCGCCAACACGGACGAGGGCGGACGCGGGCTCTTCCTGGTCGCCCAGTTCGCCGAGCGCTGGGGCACCCGGTACACGGCCACCGGCAAGGTCATCTGGTCCGAGCAGCCGCTTCCGTAG
- a CDS encoding pseudouridine-5'-phosphate glycosidase codes for MTEASLPAGRLSDEVRDAFERRAPVVALESTIIAHGLPRPRNLQVAEELEETVRAAGAVPATIAVLDGVPHIGLGKDALERVANDTSLRKLGFRDLAPALATGASGATTVSGTAFLAARAGIRVFATGGLGGVHRDWTTTQDESADLGLLSRTRITVVCAGVKSILDVPATLERLETLGVAVLGFRTAEFPGFYLSSSGRPVDWTVREASEVAAVMRAQDALGGLDSALVVANPVPEEEQLDPRLHDRVLAEALAAAEREGVTGQATTPFLLAYLTEHTEGASLEANLAAVRGNVRLAAEIATHWAAEPRG; via the coding sequence ATGACCGAAGCTTCTCTCCCTGCGGGCCGGCTGTCCGACGAGGTGCGCGACGCGTTCGAGCGTCGGGCCCCGGTGGTCGCCCTGGAGTCGACGATCATCGCGCACGGCCTGCCCAGGCCGCGCAATCTGCAGGTGGCCGAGGAGCTGGAGGAGACCGTCCGGGCGGCCGGCGCCGTGCCGGCGACGATCGCCGTTCTGGACGGCGTGCCGCACATCGGCCTCGGCAAGGACGCGCTGGAGCGCGTGGCGAACGACACCTCCCTCCGGAAACTGGGCTTCCGTGACCTCGCACCGGCCCTGGCGACCGGCGCGAGCGGGGCGACCACGGTGTCCGGGACGGCGTTCCTGGCCGCCCGCGCCGGGATCAGGGTCTTCGCCACCGGCGGCCTCGGCGGCGTGCACCGCGACTGGACGACCACCCAGGACGAGTCCGCCGACCTCGGCCTGCTCTCCCGTACCCGGATCACGGTGGTGTGCGCGGGGGTGAAGTCCATCCTCGACGTACCGGCCACCCTGGAGCGGCTGGAGACGCTGGGGGTTGCCGTCCTCGGCTTCCGTACGGCCGAGTTCCCGGGCTTCTACCTGTCGAGTTCGGGCCGGCCGGTGGACTGGACGGTGCGGGAGGCCTCCGAGGTGGCGGCTGTGATGCGGGCCCAGGACGCCCTCGGCGGCCTGGACTCGGCGCTGGTCGTGGCCAACCCCGTACCGGAGGAGGAGCAGCTCGACCCGCGGCTGCACGACCGGGTGCTCGCCGAGGCGCTGGCCGCCGCCGAGCGGGAGGGCGTCACCGGGCAGGCCACCACCCCGTTCCTGCTCGCCTATCTCACCGAGCACACCGAGGGCGCCTCGCTGGAGGCCAACCTGGCCGCCGTGCGCGGCAATGTGCGGCTCGCCGCCGAGATCGCCACCCACTGGGCCGCGGAGCCGCGGGGGTGA
- a CDS encoding PhoU domain-containing protein: MPKPEDRLPGRMAGPVRLAHTALSRATEALLDPESALDRAMAVGRLVAAERALNELGEAIEDEAAAVFPYRSAAGDARTIVVGLHTGHDLERMAELARQVVDIAGARQPRPLPARLRLPLRGISGIALGMVAKAADLLESGEVEGTADLQGDLYEIGQRRRLLYRELLSAEHPVGAPDTVDATLLSCHYESCADHAVSMTRYAALFAEPAPTG; encoded by the coding sequence ATGCCCAAGCCCGAGGACCGTCTGCCCGGACGGATGGCCGGGCCGGTCAGGCTGGCGCACACGGCCCTGAGCCGCGCCACCGAGGCTCTGCTCGATCCCGAGAGCGCCCTGGACCGCGCGATGGCCGTCGGCCGGCTGGTGGCCGCCGAGCGGGCGCTGAACGAGCTGGGCGAGGCGATCGAGGACGAGGCGGCAGCCGTATTCCCCTATCGCTCGGCGGCCGGGGACGCGCGCACGATCGTCGTCGGCCTCCACACCGGGCACGATCTGGAGCGCATGGCCGAGCTGGCCCGGCAGGTCGTCGACATCGCCGGAGCCAGGCAGCCTCGACCGCTGCCTGCCCGGCTCCGGCTGCCCCTGCGGGGGATCAGCGGCATCGCGCTCGGCATGGTCGCCAAGGCCGCCGATCTGCTGGAGTCCGGCGAGGTGGAGGGCACCGCCGACCTCCAGGGGGACCTGTACGAGATCGGTCAGCGGCGGCGACTGCTCTACCGAGAACTCCTGTCCGCGGAGCACCCCGTCGGGGCCCCCGACACGGTCGATGCGACGCTGCTGAGCTGCCACTACGAGAGCTGCGCCGACCACGCCGTGTCGATGACCCGCTACGCGGCCCTGTTCGCCGAGCCCGCGCCGACGGGCTGA